A DNA window from Trichomycterus rosablanca isolate fTriRos1 chromosome 11, fTriRos1.hap1, whole genome shotgun sequence contains the following coding sequences:
- the znf710a gene encoding zinc finger protein 710a isoform X2 translates to MRSLKHLKHHTRSNVEEQEVPLVRCYTEVMEDVMDVGTQTDPVVVLSLAQAAVLGLISQNEIFGATIAPNGFCNAEARDCPPPPPAEAMEYEYADQLIGANGDYLAEPNKVNSKSEAGYGEDRRSLEPREENKTSQNEKNKAVDMTEKSLDIQTCVKGEKVDYSTPCFYSTYNDTESEVLDLAPLRVPLKEEQNKDPVSANDLNSQQNNKNLETTSHDINNTQERVIVQSHEGGTKEEPQEEDTVLNLKTPEEVVSPAMRRYYESSVLTYETPELDLAPADYEDSSQAATWADGENPAARRVQIDRLDVNVQIDESYCVDVGEGLKRWKCRMCEKSYTSKYNLVTHILGHSGIKPHECVHCGKLFKQPSHLQTHLLTHQGTRPHKCTVCKKAFTQTSHLKRHMLQHSDVKPYSCRFCGRGFAYPSELRTHEAKHENGRCHVCTQCSMEFPTYAHLRRHLVSHQGPAPFQCTECHKSFAYRSQLQNHLMKHQNARPHICSECGLEFVQVHHLKQHMLTHKGMKEYKCDVCSREFTLSANLKRHMLIHTSVRPFQCHVCFKTFVQKQTLKTHMIVHLPVKPFKCKVCGKSFNRMYNLLGHMHLHAGSKPFKCPYCSSKFNLKGNLSRHMKVKHGILDVLPDGQDNHPEMESQEDYEEESFDYSERENLASNNAQDMVKLAHMGYYNYSKAPTHYTPA, encoded by the exons ATGAGATCTCTGAAACACCTTAAACATCACACCAGGAGCAATGTG GAGGAGCAGGAGGTTCCTCTGGTGCGGTGCTACACAGAAGTGATGGAGGATGTAATGGATGTTGGTACACAGACTGACCCAGTGGTGGTCCTCTCTCTGGCCCAGGCTGCTGTTCTGGGCCTCATATCTCAGAATGAAATCTTCGGAGCCACTATCGCCCCCAATGGTTTCTGCAATGCAGAAGCACGTGActgtcctcctcctcccccgGCAGAAGCAATGGAGTATGAGTATGCAGACCAATTGATCGGTGCAAATGGAGATTACCTGGCTGAGCCAAATAAAGTGAACAGTAAGTCAGAGGCAGGTTATGGAGAAGACAGAAGGAGCTTAGAACCTCGGGAAGAGAACAAGACATCtcagaatgaaaaaaataagGCAGTGGATATGACAGAAAAATCACTGGACATACAGACTTGTGTAAAAGGAGAGAAAGTGGATTATTCCACCCCCTGTTTCTATTCCACTTACAATGACACTGAATCGGAAGTGCTGGATCTTGCACCACTAAGGGTGCCATTAAAAGAGGAGCAAAACAAAGACCCTGTGAGTGCTAATGATTTAAACAGCCAGCAGAATAATAAAAACTTGGAAACAACCTCTCATGATATTAATAACACACAGGAAAGAGTAATAGTCCAGTCTCATGAAGGAGGCACCAAAGAGGAACCACAAGAGGAGGACACAGTGCtaaatttaaaaactcctgagGAGGTGGTGAGCCCTGCAATGAGACGATACTACGAGTCTAGCGTTTTGACCTACGAAACTCCTGAGCTGGATCTGGCACCAGCAGACTATGAGGATAGCAGCCAGGCAGCAACGTGGGCTGATGGAGAGAATCCAGCTGCGCGTCGGGTTCAGATTGACCGGCTAGACGTTAATGTACAGATTGATGAGTCTTACTGTGTGGATGTTGGTGAGGGCTTAAAGCGTTGGAAGTGTCGCATGTGTGAGAAGTCCTACACATCAAAATATAACCTAGTAACACATATTCTGGGCCACAGCGGCATCAAACCACATGAGTGCGTGCACTGTGGAAAGCTTTTTAAGCAGCCGAGCCATTTGCAGACACACCTGCTCACGCATCAGGGCACAAGGCCTCACAAGTGCACTGTATGCAAGAAGGCCTTCACACAGACTAGCCACCTTAAACGGCACATGCTGCAGCACAGTGATGTCAAGCCGTACAGCTGCCGATTCTGCGGCCGTGGCTTCGCCTACCCTAGTGAACTGCGTACACATGAGGCCAAGCACGAGAATGGCCGGTGTCATGTCTGCACACAATGCTCCATGGAGTTCCCAACCTACGCCCACCTCAGACGGCACCTGGTCAGTCACCAGGGGCCTGCCCCCTTCCAGTGCACTGAGTGTCACAAGAGTTTTGCCTACCGTAGCCAGCTACAGAACCACCTGATGAAGCATCAGAATGCACGTCCCCACATCTGTTCTGAGTGTGGCTTGGAGTTTGTGCAGGTTCACCACCTCAAGCAGCACATGCTCACTCACAAG GGGATGAAGGAGTACAAATGTGACGTGTGCTCTCGTGAGTTTACCCTGTCAGCCAACCTGAAGCGGCATATGCTGATCCACACCAGTGTGCGCCCATTTCAGTGCCATGTCTGCTTTAAGACCTTCGTCCAGAAACAGACTCTGAAAACCCACATGATTGTTCACCTACCAGTCAAACCTTTCAAGTGCAAG GTGTGTGGAAAGTCATTTAATAGAATGTACAACCTCCTTGGCCACATGCATCTTCATGCCGGAAGCAAGCCCTTTAAGTGTCCGTACTGCAGCAGCAAATTCAATCTGAAGGGTAACCTCAGTCGACATATGAAGGTCAAGCATGGCATTTTGGATGTCTTGCCAGATGGACAAG ATAACCACCCTGAGATGGAGAGCCAAGAGGACTATGAGGAGGAAAGCTTTGACTACAGTGAAAGAGAGAACCTGGCCAGCAACAATGCACAAGACATGGTCAAACTGGCTCATATGGGCTACTACAACTATAGCAAGGCACCTACTCACTACACACCAGCATAA
- the znf710a gene encoding zinc finger protein 710a isoform X1, giving the protein MRSLKHLKHHTRSNVEEQEVPLVRCYTEVMEDVMDVGTQTDPVVVLSLAQAAVLGLISQNEIFGATIAPNGFCNAEARDCPPPPPAEAMEYEYADQLIGANGDYLAEPNKVNSKSEAGYGEDRRSLEPREENKTSQNEKNKAVDMTEKSLDIQTCVKGEKVDYSTPCFYSTYNDTESEVLDLAPLRVPLKEEQNKDPVSANDLNSQQNNKNLETTSHDINNTQERVIVQSHEGGTKEEPQEEDTVLNLKTPEEVVSPAMRRYYESSVLTYETPELDLAPADYEDSSQAATWADGENPAARRVQIDRLDVNVQIDESYCVDVGEGLKRWKCRMCEKSYTSKYNLVTHILGHSGIKPHECVHCGKLFKQPSHLQTHLLTHQGTRPHKCTVCKKAFTQTSHLKRHMLQHSDVKPYSCRFCGRGFAYPSELRTHEAKHENGRCHVCTQCSMEFPTYAHLRRHLVSHQGPAPFQCTECHKSFAYRSQLQNHLMKHQNARPHICSECGLEFVQVHHLKQHMLTHKVLTQQTFKHKGMKEYKCDVCSREFTLSANLKRHMLIHTSVRPFQCHVCFKTFVQKQTLKTHMIVHLPVKPFKCKVCGKSFNRMYNLLGHMHLHAGSKPFKCPYCSSKFNLKGNLSRHMKVKHGILDVLPDGQDNHPEMESQEDYEEESFDYSERENLASNNAQDMVKLAHMGYYNYSKAPTHYTPA; this is encoded by the exons ATGAGATCTCTGAAACACCTTAAACATCACACCAGGAGCAATGTG GAGGAGCAGGAGGTTCCTCTGGTGCGGTGCTACACAGAAGTGATGGAGGATGTAATGGATGTTGGTACACAGACTGACCCAGTGGTGGTCCTCTCTCTGGCCCAGGCTGCTGTTCTGGGCCTCATATCTCAGAATGAAATCTTCGGAGCCACTATCGCCCCCAATGGTTTCTGCAATGCAGAAGCACGTGActgtcctcctcctcccccgGCAGAAGCAATGGAGTATGAGTATGCAGACCAATTGATCGGTGCAAATGGAGATTACCTGGCTGAGCCAAATAAAGTGAACAGTAAGTCAGAGGCAGGTTATGGAGAAGACAGAAGGAGCTTAGAACCTCGGGAAGAGAACAAGACATCtcagaatgaaaaaaataagGCAGTGGATATGACAGAAAAATCACTGGACATACAGACTTGTGTAAAAGGAGAGAAAGTGGATTATTCCACCCCCTGTTTCTATTCCACTTACAATGACACTGAATCGGAAGTGCTGGATCTTGCACCACTAAGGGTGCCATTAAAAGAGGAGCAAAACAAAGACCCTGTGAGTGCTAATGATTTAAACAGCCAGCAGAATAATAAAAACTTGGAAACAACCTCTCATGATATTAATAACACACAGGAAAGAGTAATAGTCCAGTCTCATGAAGGAGGCACCAAAGAGGAACCACAAGAGGAGGACACAGTGCtaaatttaaaaactcctgagGAGGTGGTGAGCCCTGCAATGAGACGATACTACGAGTCTAGCGTTTTGACCTACGAAACTCCTGAGCTGGATCTGGCACCAGCAGACTATGAGGATAGCAGCCAGGCAGCAACGTGGGCTGATGGAGAGAATCCAGCTGCGCGTCGGGTTCAGATTGACCGGCTAGACGTTAATGTACAGATTGATGAGTCTTACTGTGTGGATGTTGGTGAGGGCTTAAAGCGTTGGAAGTGTCGCATGTGTGAGAAGTCCTACACATCAAAATATAACCTAGTAACACATATTCTGGGCCACAGCGGCATCAAACCACATGAGTGCGTGCACTGTGGAAAGCTTTTTAAGCAGCCGAGCCATTTGCAGACACACCTGCTCACGCATCAGGGCACAAGGCCTCACAAGTGCACTGTATGCAAGAAGGCCTTCACACAGACTAGCCACCTTAAACGGCACATGCTGCAGCACAGTGATGTCAAGCCGTACAGCTGCCGATTCTGCGGCCGTGGCTTCGCCTACCCTAGTGAACTGCGTACACATGAGGCCAAGCACGAGAATGGCCGGTGTCATGTCTGCACACAATGCTCCATGGAGTTCCCAACCTACGCCCACCTCAGACGGCACCTGGTCAGTCACCAGGGGCCTGCCCCCTTCCAGTGCACTGAGTGTCACAAGAGTTTTGCCTACCGTAGCCAGCTACAGAACCACCTGATGAAGCATCAGAATGCACGTCCCCACATCTGTTCTGAGTGTGGCTTGGAGTTTGTGCAGGTTCACCACCTCAAGCAGCACATGCTCACTCACAAGGTACTCACACAGCAGACCTTCAAGCACAAG GGGATGAAGGAGTACAAATGTGACGTGTGCTCTCGTGAGTTTACCCTGTCAGCCAACCTGAAGCGGCATATGCTGATCCACACCAGTGTGCGCCCATTTCAGTGCCATGTCTGCTTTAAGACCTTCGTCCAGAAACAGACTCTGAAAACCCACATGATTGTTCACCTACCAGTCAAACCTTTCAAGTGCAAG GTGTGTGGAAAGTCATTTAATAGAATGTACAACCTCCTTGGCCACATGCATCTTCATGCCGGAAGCAAGCCCTTTAAGTGTCCGTACTGCAGCAGCAAATTCAATCTGAAGGGTAACCTCAGTCGACATATGAAGGTCAAGCATGGCATTTTGGATGTCTTGCCAGATGGACAAG ATAACCACCCTGAGATGGAGAGCCAAGAGGACTATGAGGAGGAAAGCTTTGACTACAGTGAAAGAGAGAACCTGGCCAGCAACAATGCACAAGACATGGTCAAACTGGCTCATATGGGCTACTACAACTATAGCAAGGCACCTACTCACTACACACCAGCATAA